One genomic window of Garra rufa chromosome 2, GarRuf1.0, whole genome shotgun sequence includes the following:
- the LOC141325739 gene encoding zinc finger protein 330-like: protein MPKKKTGARKKAENRKEREKQSRANREIVDVAKHPCNASMECDKCQRRQKNRAFCYFCSSVQKLPICAQCGKTKCMKASDCVIKHPGVHSTGMGMVGAICDFCEAWVCHGRKCLGTHACSCPLSDADCIECDRSVWEHGGRIFRCSFCHNFLCEDDQFEHQASCQILEAETFKCLSCNRLGQHSCLRCKACFCDDHARSKVFKQEKGKAPPCPKCGHETQETKDLSMSTRTHKFGRQSGTDEDGYGASGYSSYWKNQESGGGYQDDEDLEEDYDFDDDDEEDEEEDDDDDDEEDDPEVEDSLSNLSLGASEKTQ, encoded by the exons ATGCCTAAGAAAAAGACTGGCGCTCGTAAGAAGGCAGAGAACCGAAAGGAGCGAGAGAAACAGAGTCGAGCCAACAGAGAAATTGTTGATGTGGCCAAGCATCCATGCAATGCATCCATG gAATGTGATAAGTGTCAAAG GCGACAGAAGAACAGGGCGTTTTGTTATTTCTGCTCTTCAGTGCAGAAACTTCCCATATGTGCACAGTGTG GCAAAACCAAGTGTATGAAGGCTTCAGACTGTGTCATAAAACATCCCGGTGTTCACAGCACTGGAATGGGCATGGTG GGGGCCATATGTGACTTCTGCGAGGCTTGGGTTTGCCATGGGAGGAAGTGTTTGGGTACCCATGCCTGCTCCTGCCCGCTTTCTGACGCGGACTGCATCGAGTGTGACCGCAGTGTTTGGGAACACG GTGGACGCATTTTCCGCTGCTCTTTCTGCCACAACTTCCTGTGTGAGGATGACCAGTTTGAACACCAGGCGAGCTGTCAGATCCTGGAAGCAGAGACTTTCAAAT GTTTATCTTGTAATCGCCTCGGTCAGCATTCTTGTCTCCGATGCAAG GCATGTTTCTGTGATGATCACGCTCGAAGCAAAGTGTTCAAGCAGGAGAAAGGCAAGGCTCCTCCGTGCCCAAAATGTGGACATGAAACTCAGGAGACCAAAGATCTCAGCATGTCCA CCCGAACACACAAATTTGGCCGACAGAGTGGCACAGATGAGGACGGATATGGTGCGTCCGGATACAGCTCCTACTGGAAAAATCAGGAATCTGGAGGAGGATACCAAGACGATGAGGATCTTGAGGAAGACTACGACTTTGATGACGATGATGAAGAGGACGAGgaggaagatgatgatgatgatgatgaggaggatGATCCAGAGGTGGAGGACTCACTTTCAAATCTGAGTTTGGGAGCAAGTGAAAAGACCCAATAA